The following proteins are encoded in a genomic region of Alosa alosa isolate M-15738 ecotype Scorff River chromosome 10, AALO_Geno_1.1, whole genome shotgun sequence:
- the eya2 gene encoding eyes absent homolog 2 produces MAAYGQTQYSPALQPAGPYSAYTHHTQGYGMPSYNIKTEDGLSHSPAQNSLLGYTSNFSNTPPSQALYSYSTHGSSISSGIFQGANPITGSTPFSPTQQDFSAYTTYSQSQYSPYYNTHYNSPYLTASNISPTALASALPYQHPEHPAVSTNHSPESHTGEYHPPPSPPTPVKDHEGVPGRRNSDGKLRGRKRASDPAPPLDSDIERVFIWDLDETIIIFHSLLTGTFSTRFGKDSAKAVSLGLWMEEMIFNLADSRLFFNDLEECDQVHIDDVASDDNGQDLSTYNFGTDGFQSPTGGGTLCLGSGVHGGVDWMRKLAFRYRRVKEIYNTYKNNVGGLLGSPKREEWLQLRREMEVLTDLWLTQALKALALINSRLNCVNVMVTTTQLIPALSKVLLYGLGSAFPIENIYSATKTGKESCFERITQRFGRRAVYVVIGDGVEEETVAKKKNMPFWRVTCRADLEALSHALELDYL; encoded by the exons ATGGCAGCCTATGGACAAACGCAGTACAGTCCCGCTCTTCAGCCTGCGGGGCCGTATTCAGCGTATACCCATCACACCCAAGGCTACGGCATGCCTTCCTACA ACATTAAAACAGAAGATGGCCTGAGCCACTCGCCAGCACAGAACAGTCTGCTGGGCTACACGTCTAACTTCAGCAACACGCCCCCGAGTCAGGCGCTGTACAGCTACTCCACGCATG GAAGCAGTATTTCTTCTGGAATTTTCCAGGGAGCCAACCCAATCACAGGTTCAACGCCGTTCAGTCCGACCCAGCAG GACTTTTCGGCATACACCACATACAGCCAAAGCCAGTACTCCCcatactacaacacacactacaacagccCGTACCTCACTGCCAGCAACATCAGCCCCACAGCCCTGGCCTCGGCTCTGCCCTATCAGCATCCAGAGCACCCGGCCGTGTCCACCAATCACAGTCCAGAGTCACACACAG gGGAATACCATCCCCCACCCAGCCCGCCAACTCCAGTGAAGGATCATGAGGGGGTTCCTGGCAGACGGAATTCAGACGGGAAACTGAGGGGCAGAAAGCGGGCCAGTGACCCAGCGCCCCCCCTCGACTCAGATATCGAG AGGGTGTTTATCTGGGATCTAGATGAGACCATCATCATTTTCCACTCTCTACTCACTGGGACTTTCTCCACACGATTTGGCAAG GACTCTGCCAAGGCTGTTTCGCTGGGGCTGTGGATGGAGGAGATGATCTTTAACCTGGCTGATTCTCGACTCTTCTTTAATGACCTGGAG GAATGTGACCAGGTTCATATCGATGATGTGGCTTCTGACGACAATGGACAGGATCTGAg CACGTACAACTTTGGCACAGATGGCTTCCAGAGCCCGACGGGCGGGGGCACGCTGTGCCTGGGCTCAGGTGTGCACGGCGGGGTCGACTGGATGAGGAAGCTGGCCTTCCGCTACCGGCGCGTCAAGGAGATCTACAACACCTACAAGAACAACGTGGGAG GGTTATTGGGAAGCCCTAAACGAGAGGAATGGTTACAGCTGAGGCGGGAGATGGAGGTTCTGACAGACCTGTGGCTCACACAGGCACTGAAGGCTCTCGCTCTAATCAACTCCAG GCTCAACTGTGTGAATGTGATGGTCACCACTACACAACTCATTCCAGCCCTATCTAAGGTCTTGCTATATGGCCTGGGTTCCGCATTCCCCATAGAGAACATTTACAGTGCTACCAAAACAG GCAAAGAAAGCTGTTTTGAGCGCATTACCCAGCGGTTTGGTCGGCGCGCAGTGTATGTAGTCATAGGGgatggagtggaggaggagactgTGGCCAAGAAG AAGAATATGCCTTTCTGGAGGGTGACATGCCGAGCGGATCTGGAGGCCCTAAGTCATGCACTGGAGCTGGACTACCTCTAG